From a single Bryobacter aggregatus MPL3 genomic region:
- a CDS encoding SBBP repeat-containing protein, with translation MYSTYLGGSGDDAASEVVVDSDGNAYLAGYTLSTEFPVSADALQKTFAGFGGQGLAVGGPGAEGAVNTGDAFVLKLDAAGRLLYSSFFGGSADDIGMSLAIDSARNIYVGGVTMSGNLTTASPVQASYGGAASLFPRGDAFFAKFDFGGKLAGSPAKLSFVDIPTAGVTGGVTPVTVLVSDAANAPLAGVPVSFTAVGATLGASAATSDAQGKATVQATLGAAGTATLTATVAGLPALTANITVQPAGAVPVIGGVVNGASFLAPIAPGSWVTIGGSNLSAARADATAVPLPATLGGVRVRINNSDAPLLFVIDGQINLQIPFEVAPGNATVTVIRNGVSSAPFPITVLPAAPGIFLYNGNRAVAQNVADDGSVSLNTPENPVGVSKLMLVYFTGQGALDVPVASGAAAGVPLSRPVASYSVTIGGKPVTPDFVGMTPGNIALGQANVRIPELESGEHPVVITIGGQASNAAMISVRRKE, from the coding sequence GTGTACTCCACCTATCTCGGTGGCAGCGGGGATGATGCGGCTTCCGAGGTGGTGGTGGATTCCGATGGCAATGCGTATCTGGCCGGCTACACGCTGTCGACGGAGTTTCCAGTCAGCGCCGACGCGCTGCAGAAGACCTTTGCCGGCTTCGGCGGGCAGGGGCTTGCGGTTGGGGGGCCTGGAGCAGAGGGGGCTGTGAATACCGGCGATGCTTTTGTGCTGAAGCTCGATGCGGCTGGGAGGCTGCTGTACTCGTCGTTCTTTGGCGGCTCTGCGGACGATATCGGTATGTCGCTTGCCATCGATTCGGCGCGGAATATCTATGTCGGCGGCGTCACGATGTCGGGAAATCTCACGACCGCCTCGCCGGTCCAGGCCAGCTATGGGGGCGCGGCCAGCCTCTTTCCACGCGGCGATGCGTTCTTTGCGAAGTTTGATTTCGGCGGAAAGCTGGCTGGCTCTCCCGCCAAGCTGAGCTTTGTTGATATTCCGACGGCAGGCGTGACGGGCGGCGTCACGCCGGTGACGGTGCTGGTCAGCGATGCGGCCAATGCACCGTTGGCCGGTGTCCCCGTCTCCTTCACGGCTGTTGGCGCAACGCTCGGCGCGAGTGCGGCGACCAGCGATGCCCAAGGCAAGGCGACCGTGCAGGCGACTCTGGGCGCCGCCGGCACGGCAACGCTGACGGCCACGGTGGCTGGGCTGCCTGCTCTGACGGCAAACATCACGGTGCAGCCGGCTGGAGCCGTGCCGGTGATTGGCGGTGTCGTCAATGGCGCCAGCTTCCTCGCCCCCATTGCACCCGGCTCCTGGGTGACAATTGGCGGCTCGAATCTGAGCGCGGCGCGAGCCGATGCGACGGCCGTGCCGCTCCCGGCCACCCTCGGTGGCGTGAGGGTGCGCATCAACAATAGTGATGCGCCGCTGCTGTTTGTCATCGATGGCCAGATCAATCTGCAGATTCCGTTTGAAGTGGCTCCTGGCAACGCAACGGTGACGGTGATCCGCAATGGCGTCAGTTCGGCTCCGTTCCCGATTACGGTGCTTCCGGCCGCGCCTGGCATCTTTCTCTACAACGGAAACCGGGCCGTTGCTCAGAACGTTGCGGATGATGGCAGCGTGAGTCTGAACACTCCGGAGAATCCCGTGGGCGTCTCGAAGCTGATGCTGGTTTACTTCACCGGGCAGGGGGCTCTCGATGTTCCGGTTGCCAGTGGGGCCGCCGCCGGCGTGCCGCTCTCCCGTCCGGTTGCCTCCTATTCGGTGACCATCGGTGGCAAGCCGGTGACCCCGGATTTTGTCGGCATGACACCCGGCAATATTGCGCTGGGCCAGGCCAATGTCCGGATTCCGGAACTGGAAAGCGGAGAACATCCGGTGGTGATCACGATTGGAGGTCAGGCCAGCAATGCGGCTATGATTTCTGTCAGGCGTAAAGAGTAG
- a CDS encoding SBBP repeat-containing protein — MSFEPNLGQARPGVHYVARGAGYTVQLDSSGSLLTLRKGSGQLAMSFPGARMGTPAALEKLPGVANYFLGKDEKTWRRNIPTYGKLRYSAIYPGIDLVYYGSQNRLEYDFVVAPGADPSRVRLRFQGAGPAQLTAAGELQFGASGQTFRQQLPVAYQEQDGVRSQVEASYRILPGGDVAIALGAYDRTRRLVIDPTLSYASFLGGNNNDGILSLKVDATGSLYMAGFTSSANFKTAAPLQTSFGGRVTSDAFFGFGDAFIAKLNPAGTALVYCTYLGGSADDVATALAIDGAGNAYVAGSTQSVNFPVSSGAYQTRYGGGIADTFYSRGDAFLLKLNPSGDKILYSTYLGGSGNEMAWGLAVDATGSAVIVGDTNSTNLPTTANAISRSFRGGANIATNPSGDAFVARFNETGTALVYGSYLGGKSHDMARGVALGTGGAIYVAGGTYSSDFPTTPGAYQTKGGVVESSSSYDGAADDAWVMKINAAGMADYSTYLGGSYRDTAFSIAVDAGGNAYVAGRTRSTNFPTTAAALQTRYGGAGARGKGGIPGTAMPF; from the coding sequence ATGAGCTTTGAGCCAAATTTAGGGCAGGCAAGACCGGGCGTGCATTATGTCGCCCGCGGAGCGGGCTACACCGTACAGCTTGATTCCTCCGGTTCTCTCCTCACCTTACGGAAGGGCAGCGGGCAACTGGCCATGAGCTTTCCCGGCGCCCGGATGGGAACTCCGGCCGCGCTGGAGAAGCTGCCCGGCGTGGCGAATTACTTTCTCGGGAAAGACGAGAAGACCTGGCGCCGCAACATCCCAACCTATGGCAAGCTGCGCTATTCCGCCATCTATCCGGGGATTGATCTTGTTTACTACGGCTCCCAGAATCGGCTGGAGTACGACTTTGTGGTGGCGCCGGGAGCCGATCCCTCCCGGGTGCGCCTGCGCTTCCAAGGAGCGGGCCCAGCGCAGTTGACGGCGGCGGGCGAGTTGCAGTTTGGGGCGTCAGGACAGACGTTCCGGCAACAGCTTCCTGTGGCCTATCAGGAGCAGGACGGCGTGCGCTCGCAGGTGGAGGCCTCCTATCGCATTCTGCCGGGCGGCGATGTCGCCATCGCGCTCGGCGCTTATGACCGGACGCGGCGGCTCGTCATCGATCCGACGCTCAGCTATGCCTCCTTTCTTGGCGGGAACAATAATGACGGCATTTTGAGCCTCAAGGTGGACGCCACCGGATCGCTCTACATGGCGGGCTTTACCTCGTCGGCAAACTTCAAGACCGCTGCGCCGCTGCAGACCTCCTTCGGCGGGCGTGTGACCAGCGATGCCTTCTTTGGCTTCGGGGACGCTTTTATCGCCAAGCTCAATCCCGCGGGCACGGCGCTGGTCTATTGCACCTATCTCGGCGGGAGCGCCGATGATGTCGCCACTGCCCTTGCGATTGATGGAGCGGGCAATGCCTATGTCGCCGGCAGCACGCAATCGGTGAATTTCCCGGTCAGCTCTGGCGCCTATCAGACCCGCTATGGCGGCGGCATCGCCGACACCTTCTATAGCCGCGGGGATGCGTTTCTTCTCAAGCTGAACCCCAGCGGCGACAAGATTCTGTACAGCACTTATCTCGGCGGCAGCGGCAACGAAATGGCCTGGGGGCTGGCTGTAGACGCCACTGGAAGCGCCGTGATTGTGGGGGATACGAATTCCACGAATCTTCCCACCACCGCGAACGCCATATCCCGCTCCTTCCGGGGGGGCGCAAATATCGCCACCAATCCCAGCGGGGATGCCTTTGTCGCCCGCTTTAATGAGACGGGCACGGCGCTCGTCTACGGAAGCTATCTCGGCGGCAAGAGCCATGACATGGCCCGTGGCGTGGCGCTCGGGACGGGGGGCGCGATCTATGTTGCCGGTGGCACCTACTCAAGCGACTTCCCCACCACACCGGGGGCCTACCAGACCAAGGGTGGAGTGGTGGAAAGCAGCTCCAGCTATGACGGGGCTGCCGACGATGCCTGGGTGATGAAGATCAACGCGGCGGGGATGGCGGATTACAGCACTTATCTTGGCGGCTCCTATCGCGACACCGCGTTCAGCATCGCGGTCGATGCAGGGGGAAATGCTTATGTTGCCGGGCGCACCCGCTCGACCAACTTTCCTACCACGGCTGCTGCGCTGCAAACTCGTTATGGCGGCGCCGGTGCGCGGGGAAAGGGGGGGATTCCTGGGACGGCGATGCCTTTCTGA
- a CDS encoding aspartate aminotransferase family protein: protein MARTYSSTPQDVQKVDTKLRKIVTSIPAPGSIATIERLRENEPIAMQGQPPVVWDHAEGFQVYDKWGNCWIDWSSGVLITNAGHGRKEIVDAIVRQAQSKLLTNYCFPSEIRAELTQRLIDLLPHPLKKVFLLTTGSETVECAIKLSRAHATKFHGREKNIIVSFEKAFHGRTMGSQQAGGIPALKEWIVNLDPGFVQVPFPDGFRTPDTSFEFFLDSLKKQGVGPERIAGVILETYQGGSASFAPAEYMQKMRAWTQEHDIVLTCDEVQAGFGRTGKLWGFEHYGIVPDLTTWGKGVSSSLPLAFVAGRPDLMDLFPPGSMTSTHTGNPVCCAAALASIDLVLKEDLTGNSARLGALLLEKLKELQKTYPERIGCVDGKGLVAGIACVQPGGLEPDGDLAFAVINAMMEKGVLLFSPVGFGGATIKICPPLCITEEALRESIAVLFDCFAEILVKQ from the coding sequence ATGGCCCGTACTTATTCTTCCACTCCCCAAGATGTCCAAAAGGTAGACACCAAGCTTCGAAAGATCGTCACTTCTATTCCTGCGCCAGGGTCGATTGCGACCATCGAGCGCCTCCGCGAGAACGAACCCATTGCCATGCAGGGGCAGCCGCCCGTAGTTTGGGATCATGCCGAAGGCTTCCAGGTCTACGACAAATGGGGCAACTGCTGGATCGATTGGTCCAGCGGCGTCCTGATCACCAATGCGGGTCATGGACGCAAAGAAATTGTCGACGCCATCGTCCGCCAGGCGCAATCAAAGCTCCTGACCAACTACTGCTTCCCGAGCGAGATCCGCGCCGAACTCACCCAGCGCCTGATCGATCTGCTCCCCCATCCGCTCAAGAAGGTTTTCCTCCTCACCACCGGCTCGGAAACCGTCGAATGCGCCATCAAGCTCTCCCGCGCGCATGCCACAAAATTCCATGGCCGCGAGAAGAACATCATTGTCAGCTTTGAGAAGGCCTTCCACGGCCGCACGATGGGCAGCCAGCAGGCCGGCGGCATCCCGGCCCTCAAGGAATGGATCGTGAATCTCGATCCCGGCTTTGTCCAGGTTCCCTTCCCCGACGGCTTCCGCACACCGGACACCAGCTTTGAGTTCTTCCTCGATTCCCTCAAGAAACAGGGCGTGGGCCCGGAGCGCATTGCAGGCGTCATTCTCGAGACCTACCAAGGCGGCAGCGCGAGCTTCGCCCCCGCCGAATACATGCAGAAGATGCGGGCCTGGACCCAGGAGCACGATATCGTCCTCACCTGCGACGAAGTGCAGGCCGGCTTTGGCCGCACCGGCAAACTCTGGGGCTTTGAACATTACGGCATCGTTCCGGACCTCACCACCTGGGGCAAGGGCGTCTCGAGTTCTCTGCCCCTCGCCTTTGTCGCCGGCCGTCCCGATCTGATGGACCTCTTCCCTCCCGGCAGCATGACCAGCACGCACACCGGCAATCCGGTCTGCTGCGCGGCCGCATTGGCGTCGATTGATCTCGTGCTCAAAGAGGATCTCACCGGAAATTCCGCCCGGCTCGGCGCGCTGTTGCTCGAGAAATTGAAGGAACTACAGAAAACCTATCCCGAGCGGATCGGCTGCGTCGACGGCAAGGGCTTGGTTGCCGGCATCGCCTGCGTCCAGCCTGGGGGCCTCGAACCCGACGGCGACCTTGCCTTCGCGGTGATTAACGCCATGATGGAGAAAGGTGTGTTGCTCTTCTCGCCGGTCGGCTTCGGCGGGGCCACCATCAAAATCTGCCCGCCGCTTTGCATCACCGAAGAAGCCTTGCGCGAATCGATCGCGGTTCTCTTTGATTGCTTTGCAGAAATCCTGGTGAAACAGTGA
- a CDS encoding Gfo/Idh/MocA family protein, which translates to MHVTVVGGGMIVHDQILPSLYQLRRRGLVGNITVCARRKETLDSLAANPRIAAAFPGQSFTATTAPYADVLANAAQRNLTIICLPDQLHFDAVMHAIAAEQHVICVKPLVQKIQQAVLIEKAAHERGLFVGIEYHKRFDDRALMARDRYRQGLFGDFKLGTARLFEKWYYRHSNFQNWFSMENSDAFTYIGCHYVDLVHFITGLMPVSISVAGVPEAFPNGTEAWMWTDARVRWSNGALLNVQNALGYPDQGPGSNTQGMTLWCSRGDSGGFLNHTDSHRGLEYCYVDGGYSEPSPDYMQYVPNALDEGEHVVGYGYRSVEALVEAAQAVEQDRSSLAAIEARGIVATPSNSSYNELVTEAARLSLENDGREVLIQYGVLPFVHLKSYL; encoded by the coding sequence ATGCACGTTACGGTTGTCGGCGGCGGGATGATCGTTCACGATCAGATCCTGCCTTCGCTCTATCAGTTGCGCCGCCGCGGACTGGTGGGCAACATTACGGTTTGCGCCCGCCGGAAGGAAACCCTCGATTCGTTGGCCGCCAATCCCCGGATTGCGGCGGCCTTCCCCGGCCAGAGCTTTACCGCCACCACCGCGCCTTATGCTGATGTACTCGCCAACGCGGCCCAGCGCAACCTGACCATCATCTGCCTGCCCGACCAACTGCATTTCGACGCCGTGATGCACGCGATTGCAGCAGAGCAGCATGTCATTTGCGTCAAGCCGCTGGTGCAGAAGATCCAGCAGGCCGTCCTCATCGAAAAGGCGGCGCACGAGCGCGGCCTTTTTGTCGGCATTGAGTATCACAAGCGTTTTGATGACCGCGCACTCATGGCCCGGGATCGCTACCGACAAGGTCTGTTTGGCGACTTCAAGCTCGGCACCGCCCGCCTGTTTGAGAAGTGGTATTACCGCCACTCGAACTTCCAGAACTGGTTCTCGATGGAGAACTCCGATGCCTTCACCTACATCGGTTGCCACTACGTCGATCTCGTTCACTTCATCACCGGATTGATGCCAGTGAGCATCTCGGTGGCCGGGGTGCCCGAAGCCTTCCCGAACGGCACTGAAGCCTGGATGTGGACCGATGCCCGGGTCCGATGGTCGAACGGCGCACTGCTCAATGTCCAGAACGCGCTCGGCTATCCCGACCAGGGGCCTGGCTCGAACACCCAGGGCATGACGCTCTGGTGTAGCCGTGGCGACAGCGGCGGCTTCCTGAATCATACGGATTCCCATCGTGGTCTCGAGTATTGCTATGTCGATGGCGGCTATTCGGAGCCCAGTCCGGATTACATGCAATATGTCCCCAACGCGCTCGATGAGGGAGAGCATGTGGTCGGCTATGGCTATCGCTCGGTGGAGGCACTGGTCGAGGCGGCACAGGCCGTTGAGCAGGATCGCAGCAGTCTCGCCGCAATCGAGGCACGGGGCATTGTCGCCACGCCGTCGAACTCCAGCTATAACGAACTCGTCACCGAAGCGGCTCGCCTGAGCCTCGAAAATGACGGGCGCGAAGTGCTGATCCAGTACGGGGTTTTGCCTTTTGTTCACCTAAAGAGTTATCTCTAA